The Chelonoidis abingdonii isolate Lonesome George chromosome 21, CheloAbing_2.0, whole genome shotgun sequence genome contains a region encoding:
- the SP6 gene encoding transcription factor Sp6, protein MLTAVCGSLANQRSDTPRASSPCLDLHPNQPHASSDAGGDFPSPLQPTELQHLPLAGPGVEFAAAPGYDLHGSSRLDLDGDSLLAPGTYTKLLQPPPEMAHPYEPWFRPSHPNNAAEDGSVNPWWDLHAGSSWMELQPAQGSLQAPGPAGGLQPVLGGYSSAEHQLCGPPHHLLPSAQHLMGQEGLKPLDLPPELQVLEQAVDGTARPKSSRRSVPRSAGQAMCNCPNCQEAERVGPCPDGAKKKHLHNCHIPGCGKAYAKTSHLKAHLRWHSGDRPFVCNWLFCGKRFTRSDELQRHLQTHTGTKKFTCPVCSRVFMRSDHLNKHMKTHEGAKEGAEGEGKSGADPPGKGKREPEAGSSSPATQPN, encoded by the coding sequence ATGCTCACGGCCGTCTGCGGGTCTCTTGCCAATCAGCGCTCGGACACGCCGCGCGCCTCCTCCCCGTGCTTGGACCTGCACCCCAACCAGCCCCACGCCAGCTCCGACGCGGGCGGcgacttcccctcccctctccagcccacgGAGCTCCAGCACCTGCCCTTGGCGGGCCCCGGGGTGGAGTTCGCAGCTGCCCCTGGCTACGATCTGCATGGCTCTTCGAGGCTAGACCTGGATGGTGACAGCCTGCTGGCCCCTGGCACGTACACCAAGCTCCTGCAGCCGCCCCCCGAAATGGCACACCCCTACGAGCCCTGGTTCAGGCCCTCGCACCCCAACAACGCCGCCGAGGATGGCAGTGTGAATCCCTGGTGGGACCTCCATGCCGGATCCAGCTGGATGGagctgcagccagctcagggCAGCCTGCAAGCCCCTGGCCCTGCGGGCGGACTCCAGCCTGTGCTGGGGGGTTACAGCTCTGCTGAGCACCAGCTCTGTGGCCCGCCGCATCATCTCCTGCCCTCAGCCCAGCACCTGATGGGCCAGGAAGGGCTGAAGCCACTCGACTTGCCTCCGGAGCTGCAAGTTCTCGAGCAGGCTGTGGATGGTACCGCTAGGCCAAAGAGCTCGAGGCGATCAGTGCCCCGGAGTGCCGGGCAGGCAATGTGCAACTGCCCGAACTGCCAGGAGGCTGAGAGGGTGGGTCCGTGCCCGGACGGGGCCAAGAAGAAGCATCTGCACAACTGCCACATCCCCGGCTGTGGCAAGGCCTATGCCAAGACGTCCCACCTGAAAGCCCATCTCCGGTGGCACAGCGGGGACCGACCCTTCGTCTGCAACTGGCTCTTCTGCGGCAAGCGCTTCACCCGCTCCGACGAGCTGCAGCGGCACCTCCAGACCCACACGGGGACCAAGAAGTTCACCTGCCCCGTGTGCAGCCGGGTCTTCATGAGGAGCGACCATCTCAACAAGCACATGAAGACGCACGAGGGGGCCAAAGAGGGAGCGGAGGGGGAGGGCAAGAGTGGGGCAGACCCTCCAGGGAAAGGCAAGAGGGAGCCCGAGGCTGGCAGCTCCAGCCCCGCAACCCAGCCCAACTGA